Below is a genomic region from Desulfobacter sp..
TTCATTTTGAGTTTCAGCCGCATGAATCTGAAACAGTACATCGGCCTCTTGTGCTGCACTCTTGGCCGCCTGGAGTGTGGCTTTGGAACAGGTGTAGGGAGAATGGCAAAAAATAGACGGCAGGATGCAGGGATACCGTCCTTTGACCTCTTCCACATACGCCTTTGCATGGGCAATATTCTTTTTGGGATCCTTGATGCCCGGGGCAGGAAAATCAATCACTCCCTGGCCGGCCACCGCCCGGATGCCGATCTTTGCCATGGCCTTTGCCACATGGGTTTCAAAAAAGTACCCGTCGCAACAGGTGGTAATGCCGGCCAACAGCATCTCCTGACAGGAATGAGCCGTCCACTTTGCCGCAGACTCAGGGTTGACCTGCCTGGCCTCGGCCGGAAAGATATGCTCGTTAAGCCATTCATCCAGGGGCAGATCATCTGCCAGCCCCCTGAACATGGACATGGGTGCGTGGGTGTGCCCGTTCACCAGTCCCGGCATAATGATCCCGCCCCGGGCATCAATCCGAAGGCTCGCACTGGCGTCATCCACAGATTGCAGGTCACCGCAGGCGGCAATCGTATTGCCCTGGATACGCACGGCCCCGTTTTTGACCACAGGCAGACCCTCTTCCATGGTCAGCATCATCCCGTTAAAAATCAATATATCATCATCCATAACTGCCTTCCGTAATTAAGAGATAAAAGTCCTTAATCTTTCTGTCATAATTTTAAACCATTGGAAACTGCTTTTTCCCCTGGCAGGTCAAATTTGCATGGACACCGTATAAATCACTGTGATAAATTGACTCCCATTTAAAATTTAAAACCCATTCAGGAGACCCCTCATATGACAAAAAAACTGGACATCCTCATTATCGGTGCCGGCTCCGGCGGCATGGCAGCGGGAATTCTGGCCAAAAAAGCAGGCCTGTCCTGCCTGATTTTGGAAAAAGGCTCTACCCCCATGCAGGGGATCATTGATACCTATCCCAAGGGGAAAAAAGTCTATCCCACCATCCCGAAACGGTACACAGCACCCTTTGCCGTGGATGAAATCAACCCCCCGGACGCCAGGGTTCCGGTGGAAGCCTATATTGACCAGGCCAGGGATGCGGCAAAAGACTCAGGCCTTGACATCCGGTATAATGAAGAATTTAAAACCATTGAAGGCGATTATCCTGAGTACCAGGTCAAAACCGGTTCGGCCACCTATCTCACCTCAAATATTATCCTGGGATTCGGGAGCAATATCCCCAATGACTTAGGGATTTACGGGGAGGCCAAAACCGTGGCCCGGAATATTGAAAACGGGGAAGATTATATCGGCATCAATGTATTGGTCATTGGCGGGGGAAATGCCGCGGCCGACGTGGTGGCATCCCTGTCCAAAATCAAGCGGGAGGCTGACGACCACACATCAGTCTATTGGGCCCATATCAAGGAAACCTTTGAAATCAACAAGGATACGACCCGGGACCTGGGTGAAGAGATGCTCTTGGGAGGGCATATCAAGATTCTCCAGCGGGCAGTGCCCAAGATCGGGGAGGTGGATGCCGACGGCATTGACCGGCTCTATATTCACCAGACGTCCGGGGCGGCCATGGACCGGGATCTCTATCTATACCAGGGCATGAATTTTCCCATGAAAAATGTCATTGCCTGTATCGGCCACCACGGCCCGTCCGCAATTTTTGACCATTTAAATCTTCAGCAGATCACCTGCACAGGCGCCATCTGCAAAATCGCCAAACAAGGAGAGCGTCTGCTCATGCTCTCCCACACCCTGGAGACCAGCCGCAAAGGTATCTTTGCCATTGGCGGGGCCATCAACCCTTCCTATATGGAAATCGACCCCCAGGGCCTCATCAAGGAAAAACGCCATTCCAACCTGATTTATACGGCAGTTCTGGATGCAAAAACAGCCTTGGACCATTTATCCGCCCTTTGACCCTTTTTTAAAAACGCCCTTGACAATCAAAGACGGCTACCTTAACATATGAACAACTGTTCAAATGAAGAGGTGACATATGGATCTGTGCACAATTAAATGCATCAATGAAAAAGAGGTCAACAAGACGGCTGAAAATCTGCCCTGTAAAGAGGACATTATTGATATGGCAGCCATTTTCAAGGCACTGGGAGATCCGTCCCGGTTGAAAATTCTTCTTTGCCTCAGGCACCAGGAACATTGTGTCTGCGATATTTCAGCAATCTGCGGTCAGACAGAATCCGCCGTATCCCACCAGCTGAGAATTTTAAGATCTTTAAAAATTGTTAAAAACAGAAGAGAGGGAAAAATTGTATACTACTCGCTTGATGACGACCATGTCAGTTCATTGTTAGAGACCAGCCTGGCACACGTGAGGCATTAGATACCATTTATAGAATTTAAGGATAATCATGACCATTATACATGAAATATTAAAAGAATCCTGGTTTCTTTACCTGGATGTTGCCGTTTACATGCTGTTTGGTTTTTTGGTGGCCGGCATTCTCTATGTCTTTTTCAAGGCTGATAAAATCAAACATTACCTGGGCACGGGGAAAATCAAACCGGTATTTTTATCTGCCATTTTCGGCATCCCCATTCCCCTGTGCTCCTGCGGGGTCGTGCCGGTTGCCATGGGCCTGAAAAAACAGGGCGCCAATTCCGGGGCAGCCCTCTCGTTTATGATTGCCACCCCTGAATCCGGGGTGGACTCCATTGCCGTCTCCTATGCCATGCTTGATCCGATCATGACCGTCGTCCGGCCGGTGGCAGGGTTTATAACCGCCGTGAGTACGGGTATTGTCCAAAATTTTTTAGGCAAAGAAACCGTGAAACCCTCGATTTCGCCCCAGCCTGGCAGCACCTGAGGCTGCCACACCACCTGCGGTGCAGGTGACAAGGAAGACAGATTTAACGCGCCCTTGGGCCGACGGCTGATCATCGGCCTGAAATATGCCTATGGTGAATTGCTCACAGACATTGCAAAACCCTTTATGATCGGCATCCTTATCGCCGGAGCCATCACCTTTTTCTTTCCCGAAGACTTGACCCTCTGGGCCAATGACCATCCATTTGTTTCCATGCTGATGATGCTGGCAGCAGGTATCCCCATGTATGTCTGCGCCACCTCCTCCACCCCCATTGCAGCCGCACTGATTCTCAAGGGACTCAATCCCGGTGCTGCCCTGGTTTTTCTCCTGGCAGGCCCGGCCACCAATGCCGCGACAATGAACATTATTAAAAACCTGTTTAACACCCGGGCACTTATTATCTATCTATCAATGATTGCGGTCTGCTCTTTGGCCATGGGAATGATGATCGACTGGATATACACCCTCATGAACATAAATCCCCAGGCAATTGTGGGACAGGCCTCAGAGCTTGTGCCCTATTCTGTCCAAATTTCCGCAGCCATGATCCTGGCAGGGCTCATTTTGTACAACCGCTTTGCAGGCAAGGGACAGGGCCATGAACACGAGCATGGACCAGGGCAATGCACGGGCTCCGGGCATGCCCATTAGAGACAAGACCCTTCAGCCCGTATGTTCCACGAATCGATTTTGCTTTAGCTGCAAGGTGCCAGACCGTGAAGCCCTAGTGAGTCTACTGCGAGCGGTCTGCAACAACCCAGATGAGGTAAAATCGGTTCGCCCGAAGGGTGACTACCCTTGGAATTGACTGGACAAGCAATTATAACTTGCTGTATTTAAACAAATTAATATCCGGCTGCCTCAAATTATCAATTTCTGACCCTCAGGTTAGGAAATATTCGGGTTAGGATTCCACAAGCCTGTGACTGTCCTGAAAGGTCAAATCCAAACCGTAAATTTTTTTCAAATCGCTTATCCGGGCCAGATTTTCTTGGTTAAACGGGGCCCTGCCCTCAAATGCGTGGAGAACAATGCCTTCCAAAAGATCTCCCAGGGTCATATCATGGTATTCTGCCAGCCCCTTGAGGACCTTGATCAGCCGTTTTTCCATTCTCACTCCGGTCTGGACCCGCTGGATCTTCCTTGGCCCTGGGGTTACGCTCCTTCTTGTCATTTGTTTTCCTTTTTAAATAAAATTAAAAATGTCAGGCCCAGTCCTGCCAAAATCAAGCCGGACAGGGAAAAAAGCTTTTGAAAATCGCTTTTGTCCAGCAACAGGCCAAAAAATATCATGGCCGCCGGAATAGAGCCGTTTCCGATGGTGGCGGCCAGGGCAAACACCCGGCCTGCATATTCATTTTTTGTCAGGGCCTGGATCAATGTTTTAAAAGAGACTGCCGCCCGGATCATGGCGCAGCCCCAGAAAAAAAAACAAAGGATAAATCCAATTTTTTGAACGCTGCCAGACCCGGGCAAAAAAAACGTAACCGCCTGAAGACACCCCATGGCCATGACCGAAGAAAACAGAGCGGTCTTTTTTGTTCCCCCAAGAGAACTCCGGCTTAACAAAAGAGACATGACCAGGGCTGCCTGGAAAAAGCCAAGGGTTTTTGGGCCATTGTCTAAAAAATGATCTGCAATCACCGGCATGAACACCTCAATGGCCCCCACAAAAAAATGGATCACCATGACCATAAATAAAATCACCACCAAGGATGGGCTGCCCAGTAAATAGAGATACCCGGCTTTGATATCGGACCCCAGGCTGTTTTTTGTCCCCGGGTTCCGGCCCGGGTAAATTTTAATAAAGGATTCAAACCCGGCGGAAATCAAAAAAGACATCCCGTTGAGAAAAAATATCCACTCATACCCGAGACCGGCCACGGCCATTCCACCCAAAGCAGCCCCTCCGATCAGGGCCGCACTGTTGGCGGCCTGGTGCATGGCATTGGCCCGGGCGAGACTATCCTTCCCCACAATCTGGGGAATCATGGCAGGGATACTGGGATCAAAAAAAGCCGCAGATGCGGATAAAATCACCTGAAGCCCTATGATCAGGCCCAAATTCATCTCATTGGCCATGAAGAGCCAGACAAATCCCATGAGTACGAGTCCCCGGACCAAATCCGTTCCCACGATAATTTTTTTTCTTGAATATCGGTCAACAAACGATCCTGAAAAAAAACCAAGCACAAGAGACGGGACCAGGGATGCAGCCAGGACCATCCCCATTTTTCCCGATGATCCCGTGGTTTCAAGCACCCAGAATGCCAGGGCGATCATATGGAATTTATCCCCCACCTGGGATGCCATCTGCCCGGCCAGCAATAATTTAAAATTCTTATTCATAGGTATTCTCATTTTCATGTAAAGGCTGAATGCGCAACCTTGACACCACGGTACCAAAACACCTTCAATCTGTAAACAAACAAACGCCCCCAAAGCCCATCCCCTCATTTTATATTTACCTTAATATGGTTGTGTTCCGTGATTTTATCGCCGGCAGCAAGGGACCATGTTGCCGCGCCAAGCAAGCGACAAATGAGGTGGAGAAGTCATACTCCCCAGTGAGGAGCAAACCGAGGCAGCCAAAAAGATGGTTCTGTATGGTGGATGAGGATCAGCAGGGTCATCGCATGTAACTTTTATTAAGATTCGTCCTTACCCGGCTGGAATAGGTGAGGGGGATTCCGTTAAATCTTAAGCGGTCGTCCTGACCGCTTAAGAAGCGGAAATGATCGGACCTATGCCGTCCTGGCGGGCCGCTCATTTACGCCACTCCACCCCCTTCACCCTATCCCAGTCTGGCTCTCCTGGCTTGCTATAGTATATGAGCATCGAACAAAATTTTCCTAGACATCGCTGCACAGATACGATATATATGGCAATAAACACAAGGAGTTGCCAATGAACGAAAAAAAATCTCTTGAAACTTTTTTTGACAATATTCAGGACCCCAGACACCACAATAAGCTTCATAATTTAATTAATGTCGTCATCATCGCAATTTGTGCGGTAGTTGCTGGCGCAGACACTTATGAGCAAATTGAAAACTTTGGCAAAAAGAGAAAAAGGTGGTTGTCAAAATTTCTAAGCCTTCCCCATGGGATACCCTCCCATGACACACTTTGGCAGAATTTTTGAAAGGATGAACCCGAATGAATTTCAGAGCAGTTTTATGCACTGGGTTCAGTCGGTTGCAAAGATGACCAAAGGTCAAGTCATTGCAATCGACGGCAAAACTCTAAGGCGTTCACACGATACCTCCAATGATAAGAAAGCCATTCATATGATCAGTGCGTGGGCTTCGTCTAATAAAGTGGTTTTAGGGCAATTAAAAACCGAAGAAAAATCAAATGAAATTACGGCCATTCCAAATCTTTTAAAACTTTTAGATATCTCGGGCTGCATTATAACCATTGATGCCATGGGCACTCAAAAGAAAATCGCTGAAACCAGAATAAACAAAGGGTGTGACTATGTCCTTGCCCTGAAAGAAAATCATGGTTCATCAGAAAATCGCGTACCTGGACTGAGAAACATCACTGGGAAGGCAATAACACAGTAAGGATTTTTATGCTTGAAATGATGGTGTGAACATGATCATGTTCTAATTTTTTTGTGTTATTCGCACAAAATCGGAGAATGAATTAATGTCCACAAGCTTCATATACCATGCCTTTGGCCTTCGTGACTACTTTTATAAAACAACGCGTTTCATCGGTGGAATAATCACTTTTGAACTCATACCAAAACCGGAGGCGGTAAAATGCCCGGAATGTAATTCCAGGTCCGTCACCAGGAAAGGGATTGTGACAAGAGATCTCAGAACAATACCGGTAGGTTCAAAACCCGTGATTCTCAGGACGGCTATCCAGAGAATTTGGTGTTCGTTCTGTCAATTTGTCCGGCAAATCAAACTATCCTTTGCCCAGGAGGGGAAAAGCTATACCCGGGCTTTTGAACGGTATGTCTTGAGTTGTCTCAGTTCATGACAATCAAAGATATTGCCATCCATTTAAGGATCAGCTGGGATACGATAAAGCAGATCCAGAAAGAAGACCTGCTGAGGCGTTATCGAAATATCCCCCTTGAGAAAGTCCGGCAGATTGCCATAGATGAAATTTCCATAGGGAAAGGGCATAAATACTTGACCATCGTGATGGATCTGGAATCCGGTAGAATTCTGCACGTGGGAGAAGGAAAAGGTGGTGAAGCTTTGAAACCTTTTTGGACAAAAGTGAAAATATCGAAAGCAAAAATCAAAGCCGTCA
It encodes:
- a CDS encoding ISAs1 family transposase, which codes for MTHFGRIFERMNPNEFQSSFMHWVQSVAKMTKGQVIAIDGKTLRRSHDTSNDKKAIHMISAWASSNKVVLGQLKTEEKSNEITAIPNLLKLLDISGCIITIDAMGTQKKIAETRINKGCDYVLALKENHGSSENRVPGLRNITGKAITQ
- a CDS encoding MFS transporter; translation: MNKNFKLLLAGQMASQVGDKFHMIALAFWVLETTGSSGKMGMVLAASLVPSLVLGFFSGSFVDRYSRKKIIVGTDLVRGLVLMGFVWLFMANEMNLGLIIGLQVILSASAAFFDPSIPAMIPQIVGKDSLARANAMHQAANSAALIGGAALGGMAVAGLGYEWIFFLNGMSFLISAGFESFIKIYPGRNPGTKNSLGSDIKAGYLYLLGSPSLVVILFMVMVIHFFVGAIEVFMPVIADHFLDNGPKTLGFFQAALVMSLLLSRSSLGGTKKTALFSSVMAMGCLQAVTFFLPGSGSVQKIGFILCFFFWGCAMIRAAVSFKTLIQALTKNEYAGRVFALAATIGNGSIPAAMIFFGLLLDKSDFQKLFSLSGLILAGLGLTFLILFKKENK
- a CDS encoding permease; translated protein: MTIIHEILKESWFLYLDVAVYMLFGFLVAGILYVFFKADKIKHYLGTGKIKPVFLSAIFGIPIPLCSCGVVPVAMGLKKQGANSGAALSFMIATPESGVDSIAVSYAMLDPIMTVVRPVAGFITAVSTGIVQNFLGKETVKPSISPQPGST
- a CDS encoding transposase family protein gives rise to the protein MNEKKSLETFFDNIQDPRHHNKLHNLINVVIIAICAVVAGADTYEQIENFGKKRKRWLSKFLSLPHGIPSHDTLWQNF
- a CDS encoding helix-turn-helix transcriptional regulator translates to MDLCTIKCINEKEVNKTAENLPCKEDIIDMAAIFKALGDPSRLKILLCLRHQEHCVCDISAICGQTESAVSHQLRILRSLKIVKNRREGKIVYYSLDDDHVSSLLETSLAHVRH
- a CDS encoding permease, encoding MGRRLIIGLKYAYGELLTDIAKPFMIGILIAGAITFFFPEDLTLWANDHPFVSMLMMLAAGIPMYVCATSSTPIAAALILKGLNPGAALVFLLAGPATNAATMNIIKNLFNTRALIIYLSMIAVCSLAMGMMIDWIYTLMNINPQAIVGQASELVPYSVQISAAMILAGLILYNRFAGKGQGHEHEHGPGQCTGSGHAH
- a CDS encoding amidohydrolase, whose product is MDDDILIFNGMMLTMEEGLPVVKNGAVRIQGNTIAACGDLQSVDDASASLRIDARGGIIMPGLVNGHTHAPMSMFRGLADDLPLDEWLNEHIFPAEARQVNPESAAKWTAHSCQEMLLAGITTCCDGYFFETHVAKAMAKIGIRAVAGQGVIDFPAPGIKDPKKNIAHAKAYVEEVKGRYPCILPSIFCHSPYTCSKATLQAAKSAAQEADVLFQIHAAETQNESIPQGHGHSVISYLDNIGILDEKTLLVHSVWVDEADLKIIQKRKSKVIHCPESNMKLASGIAPVPKMLDAGIVVGLGTDGCASNNDHDLFSEMDTAAKLHKVACMDPCVMDARTCLAMATIKGADAIGLGDRTGSIRPGKLADIIIVDRSKPHMVPMHDPYSTLVYAAKSSDVSWVIVDGIVRVKKGRLI
- a CDS encoding NAD(P)-binding domain-containing protein produces the protein MTKKLDILIIGAGSGGMAAGILAKKAGLSCLILEKGSTPMQGIIDTYPKGKKVYPTIPKRYTAPFAVDEINPPDARVPVEAYIDQARDAAKDSGLDIRYNEEFKTIEGDYPEYQVKTGSATYLTSNIILGFGSNIPNDLGIYGEAKTVARNIENGEDYIGINVLVIGGGNAAADVVASLSKIKREADDHTSVYWAHIKETFEINKDTTRDLGEEMLLGGHIKILQRAVPKIGEVDADGIDRLYIHQTSGAAMDRDLYLYQGMNFPMKNVIACIGHHGPSAIFDHLNLQQITCTGAICKIAKQGERLLMLSHTLETSRKGIFAIGGAINPSYMEIDPQGLIKEKRHSNLIYTAVLDAKTALDHLSAL